The following coding sequences are from one Lolium rigidum isolate FL_2022 chromosome 6, APGP_CSIRO_Lrig_0.1, whole genome shotgun sequence window:
- the LOC124662360 gene encoding uncharacterized protein LOC124662360 produces the protein MEGHGRTAAAASVAAVLGDDDLLLEILLLLGFPNYLVRAALVSKRWLLHASEPAFLSSFSDRHPPRLLGFCIDYPGRCQLVQLPQTPELAAISRRAATSCADVFARRHHNITHCRNGRLITKFFEDDRFRYSILSPLLEESESVLPPTPLPHNGRDGGHRCISLPEDGGQDGITLLRLWRDGRKASVEVCVLGAGGWGAPTTAETEIQPPYPEPYFEYMSPPIHGKIFMATTVGYTLGLDLATSRFFILEHPDGVGGNFKLSCADSDLYLVSARWFQLSVWLHKVTGDDDGSGGWLLVDAFCVQEECTRVVCSRRVCAGGDFVNVAAVGDNAEFVFLNHPASANVIYVHLRSRLVELAVQFDFDARKDFSLVYLEYDAYLACVDEKIKKRNVISSSQG, from the exons ATGGAAGGCCACGGACGGACTGCGGCGGCCGCATCGGTGGCAGCGGTGCTAGgcgacgacgacctcctcctcgagatcctgctcctcctcggcttccccaACTACCTCGTCCGCGCCGCCCTCGTCTCCAAGCGGTGGCTCCTCCACGCCTCCGAGCCGGCCTTCCTCAGCAGCTTCAGCGACCGCCACCCACCCCGACTCCTCGGTTTCTGCATCGACTACCCCGGCAGGTGTCAGTTGGTGCAGCTCCCGCAGACCCCGGAGCTCGCCGCTATCTCACGCCGCGCGGCCACCTCCTGCGCCGACGTCTTCGCCCGCAGACACCATAATATCACGCACTGCCGGAACGGCCGCCTCATCACCAAGTTCTTCGAAGACGACAGATTCAGGTACTCCATCCTGTCGCCGCTGCTCGAAGAGTCGGAATCGGTACTCCCGCCAACCCCGCTGCCGCACAACGGCCGTGACGGGGGCCACCGTTGCATTTCCCTGCCCGAGGATGGCGGCCAAGACGGTATCACCTTGCTGCGTCTCTGGAGGGACGGCCGGAAAGCCTCCGTGGAGGTATGCGTCCTCGGAGCCGGCGGATGGGGCGCCCCTACCACCGCCGAGACAGAGATACAACCTCCCTATCCCGAACCCTACTTCGAATATATGTCGCCTCCCATCCATGGCAAGATATTCATGGCGACCACCGTCGGGTACACCCTGGGGCTGGATTTGGCGACATCACGCTTCTTCATCCTTGAGCACCCAGATGGTGTCGGGGGCAACTTCAAGCTCTCATGCGCGGATTCCGATCTCTATCTTGTCAGCGCACGATGGTTTCAGCTCAGTGTGTGGCTCCATAAGGTTACCGGCGACGACGATGGCTCAGGTGGTTGGCTGCTGGTGGACGCGTTTTGTGTCCAGGAGGAATGCACACGGGTTGTGTGCAGCAGGAGGGTCTGTGCTGGTGGAGATTTCGTCAACGTTGCTGCAGTTGGGGACAATGCAGAGTTCGTGTTCTTGAATCATCCAGCAAGCGCTAATGTCATTTATGTTCATCTCAGGAGCAGGCTCGTTGAGCTGGC TGTTCAGTTCGATTTCGACGCCCGCAAGGACTTCAGTCTTGTCTACCTTGAG TATGATGCCTACTTGGCTTGCGttgatgaaaag ATTAAGAAGAGGAATGTCATCTCTTCATCACAGGGTTGA
- the LOC124666169 gene encoding hexokinase-3: protein MGRAGFGVAAGCAAATCAIAAVLVARRAAARARWRRAVALLREFEEGCATPPARLRQVVDAMVVEMHAGLASDGGSKLKMLLTFVDALPNGDEEGVYYAIDLGGTSFRVLRVEVGAGSEIVNQKVEIQAIPQELMGTSEDLFNFVASTLKNFIEREDGKDEQKALGFTFSFPVRQNSVSSGSLIRWTKGFSVGDTVGKDVAQCLDEALARCGLNIRVTALVNDTVGTLALGHYYDEDTVAAVIIGAGTNACYVERTDAIIKCQGLLTNSGGMVVNMEWGNFWSSHLPRTPYDISLDDETQNRNDQGFEKMISGMYLGEIARLVLHRMAQESDVFGDDADSLSTPFILSTPFLAAMREDDSPDLSEVRRILQEHLKIQSAPLKTRRLVVKICDIVTHRAARLAAAGIVGILKKLGRDGSAGAASSSGRTRDQPKRTVVAIEGSLYQAYPVFKEYLDEALVEILGEEVARTVTLRVTEDGSGTGAALLAAVHSSNRQQGEGSI from the exons ATGGGGAGGGCGGGGTTCGGGGTGGCGGCGGGTTGCGCGGCGGCGACGTGCGCGATCGCCGCGGTGCTGGTGGCgcgcagggcggcggcgcgggcgcgatGGCGGCGGGCCGTGGCGCTGCTGCGGGAGTTCGAGGAGGGGTGCGCCACGCCGCCGGCGCGCCTGCGCCAGGTCGTCGACGCCATGGTCGTCGAGATGCACGCGGGGCTGGCGTCCGACGGCGGCAGCAAGCTCAAGATGCTGCTCACCTTCGTCGACGCGCTCCCCAACGG GGATGAAGAAGGTGTATATTATGCCATTGATCTTGGAGGAACGAGCTTCAGAGTCTTGAGGGTTGAAGTTGGTGCTGGGTCTGAAATCGTTAATCAGAAGGTTGAAATTCAAGCCATCCCTCAGGAATTGATGGGTACAAGTGAG GATTTATTCAACTTTGTTGCTTCGACTCTCAAGAATTTTATTGAAAGAGAAGATGGAAAAGATGAACAAAAGGCGCTTGGTTTCACCTTTTCTTTCCCTGTTAGACAAAATTCAGTTTCTTCAGGGTCATTAATTAGGTGGACTAAGGGATTTTCAGTTGGAGACACG GTTGGGAAAGATGTTGCCCAGTGCTTAGATGAAGCGCTTGCTAGGTGTGGATTAAATATTCGAGTTACTGCACTG GTGAACGATACCGTGGGGACATTAGCTCTAGGGCACTATTATGATGAGGATACAGTGGCTGCTGTGATCATAGGGGCTGGCACCAATGCTTGCTATGTCGAACGCACTGATGCAATTATCAAGTGCCAGGGTCTTCTTACAAACTCTGGAGGAATG GTAGTAAACATGGAGTGGGGGAATTTCTGGTCATCCCATTTGCCAAGAACTCCTTATGATATCTCTTTGGACGATGAGACACAAAATCGCAATGATCAG GGCTTCGAGAAAATGATTTCAGGGATGTACCTTGGGGAAATTGCAAGGCTGGTACTCCATAGGATGGCCCAAGAATCAGATGTTTTTGGTGATGATGCCGATAGTCTATCAACCCCCTTCATTTTGAG CACACCATTTCTGGCTGCAATGCGCGAGGACGATTCACCCGATCTGAGCGAAGTCAGAAGAATACTTCAAGAACATCTGAAG ATCCAATCTGCCCCTCTAAAAACTAGGAGGCTGGTTGTCAAAATCTGCGACATCGTCACCCACAGAGCTGCCCGTCTTGCCGCTGCTGGCATCGTGGGcattctgaaaaagctgggccgcGATGGGAGTGCCGGTGCGGCCTCCTCGAGCGGAAGAACGAGAGACCAGCCAAAGCGGACGGTGGTCGCGATTGAAGGCAGCTTGTACCAGGCATACCCGGTGTTCAAGGAGTACCTGGACGAAGCCCTGGTGGAGATCCTTGGAGAGGAGGTGGCGCGGACCGTCACACTGCGGGTGACGGAGGATGGGTCAGGAACCGGAGCCGCTCTGCTCGCTGCGGTGCACTCGTCGAATAGACAACAAGGAGAAGGTTCGATATAG